TAGAAACGGACGGTGTTGAAGGTGAGCTTCGAGGCCTTCACATAGATCATGTTCTCCTCGATCTTGTCACCGTTGTGGTCGAGCACTTCCTTGCCGCTGTCGTCCTTCTCGTAACCGAGGTGGCCTTCAAGCACGGTGTAGTCCTTCAGGCGCAGCGCCTGGTGATGGAACTTCACGTTGTACTCGATGCCCTTGAGGACCATGAACACGAGCGCGCAGAGCACCGTGATGGTCATGTAGACCTGGAACATGCGCCAGTTGCGCAGCTTGAGCTGGGCCCATGCGAAGACCACCGTGACGGACGAGAAAATCAGCACGAACGTGTTGATCAGACCGGGCAGCACGGGCAGCGTGCGCTCGGGCCACGGATAGTCCGCACCCAGGCGGAGGAAAACGTAGGCCGAGAAGAAACCGCCGAAGAGCATGACTTCGGAAGCAAGGAACAACCAGATGGCGATCTTCGAATTGAAGAGACCTGTGTCCTTTCGGGGTGTGACGACGTAGGGAATTTCCATTTGAGAAAAAAGTGATGGGCCGCGGGTTCTCGGGTGGGATTAGTGTTTCGAGTCCGACTTGTCGGCGTGGTCCGTGTGTTTCGGCTCGATCCATTGCGGGAGGAAATCCTCGTCGCAGTCAGGACGGCTGTATTCGTAAGGTCCGCGGTAGGTGACCGGGTCCTTGAGGAAGTTTCCGTGGCCCGGAGGCGTCGGTGTCGCCCACTCGAGGGTGGTGGCGTCCCACGGGTTGTCGCTGGTGACCTTCTTGCCATACTTCCACGAGGTGAAGAGGTTGATGATGAAGAAGATCTGGAAGAACGCCATGGTCCAGGCACCCATCGACATGATGATGTTCAGGTCGATTTTCTCCACCACGGTGTTGCCGAAGACGTTCACGCTGTCCGCCGCCTTCGCGAGGTAGGCGTCGCCACCGTTGTACCAGCGGCGGTGGAATCCGGCCATGCCCTGCACGAGCATCGGGAAGAAGATGATGTTCATGCAGATCAGGCTCGGCCAGAAGTGCAGGTGGTTGAGCGTCTTGCTCATGAAGCGTCCGGTGATCTTCGGATACCAGTGGAGCACCCCGGCGAAGAAGCCGAAGAGGATGCCCGGCGCCACCACGTAGTGGAAGTGGCCGATCACGTAGTAGGTGTCGTGCAGGTGGAGGTCCGCCAGGTTGAATGCCAGGGGAAGACCGGTCAGACCACCGATGCCGAACATCGGGATGAACGCGCAGGCCCAGATCATCGGCGGGGTGAAACGGATGGAACCGCCCCACAGCGAGATGAGCATCGCGGTGATGATGACCACGGAAGGAACCGAGATCAGGACCGTGGTGGTTTGGAAGAAGGTGGAGACCGCCGCGCCCATGCCCGTCATGTACATGTGGTGGGCCCAGACGACGAAGGAGAGGAAACCGAGGACCATCACGGAATACACCATCGACTTGTAGCCCCAGAGCGGCTTGCGGGTGTTCGCGGGGATGATCTCGCTGACGCAGGCGAAGGCGGGAAGGAGAAGGACGTAAACCTCGGGGTGGCCCAGGAACCAGAACAAGTGCTGGAACAACAGCGGCGAACCACCGCCGGAGAGATCCGCCAGACCCTCGCTCTTCGTGAAGAGGCCGGATGGCATGAAGAAGGAGGAGTGGCCCACGCGGTCCATGAGCTGCATGATGCCGGCGGCTTCAAGCGGAGGGAACGCGAGCAGGAGGAGGAAACCGGTCACGAGCATCGCCCAGACGAAGAACGGCATGCGCATCCACGTCATGCCGCGGACCCGCAGGTTGATGATGGTGGTGATGAAGTTCACCGAACCGAGAAGCGAGGAGGTGATCAGCAGCACCAGGCCGACGAGCCACTGCGTCTGGCCCGCGAGCCATTGGTTGACCACCTGGCCGTCCGCGAATCCCGCGAGCGGAGAGTAGTTCGTCCAGCCGGACTTGGCCGCGCCGGACTCGAGGAAGAACGAGGCGCACATCACCAGACCGCCCGCGAGGTAGATCCAGTAGCTGGCCATGTTCAGGCGCGGGAACGCCATGTCGATCGCGCCGATCTGCAGCGGCGTCACGTAGTTGCCGAAGGCGCCGAAGCCCAGCGGCACGATTCCGAGGAAAACCATGATCGTCCCGTGCATCGCACCGAACATGTTGTAGGTCTCACCCGTCACCTTGCCGTCCTGCAGCCAGCGGGCCTTCCAGCCGTCGGTGAAGACCCAGCTCATCCACTCCGGCAGCGGCTGGTGCGGATACGCGATGCTCCAGCGCATCACCATCATCAGGTAGAATCCGAACGCGAGGAAACACATCGCGGTGATCCCGTACTGGATGCCGATCATCTTGTGGTCCGTCGAGAAGACGTACTTCGACCAGAAGCCCTGCTCGTGGTGATGGTGATCGTCGTGATGATCCCCGTGGTGGGCGTCGTGCCCGGCGTGTGAAGTGGCGGCGTGAGAGCTCATAATTCCGTCTGGCGGCGTTGGTGGATCAGGAAA
This DNA window, taken from Luteolibacter yonseiensis, encodes the following:
- a CDS encoding cytochrome c oxidase subunit I, which codes for MSSHAATSHAGHDAHHGDHHDDHHHHEQGFWSKYVFSTDHKMIGIQYGITAMCFLAFGFYLMMVMRWSIAYPHQPLPEWMSWVFTDGWKARWLQDGKVTGETYNMFGAMHGTIMVFLGIVPLGFGAFGNYVTPLQIGAIDMAFPRLNMASYWIYLAGGLVMCASFFLESGAAKSGWTNYSPLAGFADGQVVNQWLAGQTQWLVGLVLLITSSLLGSVNFITTIINLRVRGMTWMRMPFFVWAMLVTGFLLLLAFPPLEAAGIMQLMDRVGHSSFFMPSGLFTKSEGLADLSGGGSPLLFQHLFWFLGHPEVYVLLLPAFACVSEIIPANTRKPLWGYKSMVYSVMVLGFLSFVVWAHHMYMTGMGAAVSTFFQTTTVLISVPSVVIITAMLISLWGGSIRFTPPMIWACAFIPMFGIGGLTGLPLAFNLADLHLHDTYYVIGHFHYVVAPGILFGFFAGVLHWYPKITGRFMSKTLNHLHFWPSLICMNIIFFPMLVQGMAGFHRRWYNGGDAYLAKAADSVNVFGNTVVEKIDLNIIMSMGAWTMAFFQIFFIINLFTSWKYGKKVTSDNPWDATTLEWATPTPPGHGNFLKDPVTYRGPYEYSRPDCDEDFLPQWIEPKHTDHADKSDSKH